A window of Fragaria vesca subsp. vesca linkage group LG7, FraVesHawaii_1.0, whole genome shotgun sequence contains these coding sequences:
- the LOC101306460 gene encoding uncharacterized protein LOC101306460, with protein sequence MVEKEQARPLAPAGYRPSSDDNEAALHMKIARRKKFINCCGCITAIVLIQAVVIIILAFTVFRVKEPKIMMNKVTVTKLELVNGTTPKPGTNISLTADVSVKNPNVASFKYSNTTTTLYYHGTVVGEARGPPGRAKARRTMRMNITVDIITDILTTNPNLKTDVGSGLLTMSSYSRIPGRVNMLNIVKKHVVVKMNCTMTVNISSQAIQEQKCKRKVSL encoded by the coding sequence ATGGTGGAGAAGGAGCAGGCAAGACCGCTAGCCCCAGCCGGCTACCGCCCCAGCAGCGATGACAATGAAGCCGCCCTCCACATGAAAATAGCTCGACGAAAGAAGTTCATCAACTGCTGCGGGTGCATAACGGCCATAGTGCTAATCCAAGCCGTGGTGATCATCATCCTAGCTTTCACTGTGTTCCGAGTCAAGGAGCCGAAGATCATGATGAACAAAGTCACAGTCACGAAGCTCGAGCTCGTCAATGGCACCACCCCCAAGCCGGGCACCAACATCTCGCTAACGGCTGATGTTTCAGTGAAGAATCCGAACGTTGCTTCGTTCAAGTACAGCAACACCACCACCACGCTGTACTATCACGGCACGGTGGTTGGGGAAGCTAGGGGACCTCCGGGACGAGCTAAGGCCCGACGGACCATGCGGATGAACATCACGGTGGATATCATCACTGACATCCTCACCACAAACCCGAACCTGAAGACGGACGTGGGTTCGGGGCTATTGACGATGAGCAGCTATTCTAGGATTCCGGGAAGGGTGAACATGTTGAATATAGTGAAGAAGCATGTGGTGGTGAAGATGAACTGTACTATGACGGTTAATATTTCTAGCCAGGCGATTCAAGAACAAAAGTGCAAGAGGAAGGTTAGTCTCTAG